A single region of the Vicia villosa cultivar HV-30 ecotype Madison, WI linkage group LG4, Vvil1.0, whole genome shotgun sequence genome encodes:
- the LOC131599877 gene encoding 1-aminocyclopropane-1-carboxylate oxidase, producing the protein MEHFPIVDMGKLNTEERKSTMELIKDACENWGFFECVNHGISIEMMDTVEKLTKEHYKKCMEQRFKEMVASKGLEGVESEINDLDWESTFFLRHLPASNISEIPDLDDDYRKVMKEFAEKLEKLAEELLDLLCENLGLEKGYLKKAFYGSKGPNFGTKVSNYPPCPKPDLIKGLRAHTDAGGIILLFQDDKVSGLQLLKDDKWIDVPPMRHSIVINLGDQLEVITNGKYKSVMHRVIAQTDGARMSLASFYNPGDDAVISPASTLLKENETSEVYPKFVFDDYMKLYMGLKFQAKEPRFEAMMKAMSSVEVGPVVST; encoded by the exons atggAACACTTTCCAATTGTTGACATGGGAAAGCTTAACACAGAAGAGAGAAAATCAACCATGGAGTTGATCAAAGATGCTTGTGAGAACTGGGGTTTCTTTGAG tgTGTAAATCATGGTATATCTATTGAGATGATGGATACGGTTGAGAAGCTCACAAAAGAACACTACAAGAAGTGTATGGAACAAAGGTTTAAAGAAATGGTTGCAAGCAAAGGTTTGGAGGGTGTTGAGTCAGAGATAAATGATTTGGATTGGGAAAGCACTTTCTTTTTGCGCCATCTTCCTGCCTCTAATATCTCAGAGATCCCAGATCTTGATGATGATTACAG GAAGGTAATgaaggaatttgctgagaaattgGAGAAACTTGCGGAGGAACTTCTTGACTTGTTGTGTGAGAATCTTGGTCTTGAGAAAGGATATTTGAAGAAGGCTTTTTATGGATCAAAGGGTCCAAATTTTGGGACAAAAGTTAGTAACTACCCTCCTTGTCCTAAGCCAGACCTCATCAAGGGGCTTAGAGCCCACACTGATGCTGGTGGAATCATTCTTCTCTTTCAAGATGACAAAGTCAGTGGACTTCAGCTTCTCAAAGATGACAAATGGATTGATGTGCCTCCAATGCGTCACTCCATTGTCATCAATCTTGGTGATCAACTTGAG GTGATAACCAATGGGAAGTACAAGAGTGTGATGCATAGAGTAATTGCACAGACAGATGGAGCTAGAATGTCCCTAGCATCATTCTACAATCCAGGAGATGATGCTGTGATTTCACCAGCTTCAACCTTATTGAAGGAAAATGAAACAAGTGAAGTTTATCCAAAATTTGTGTTTGATGATTACATGAAACTCTACATGGGACTCAAGTTCCAAGCTAAAGAGCCTAGATTTGAAGCTATGATGAAAGCCATGTCAAGTGTTGAAGTGGGACCAGTAGTGAGCACATGA